A genomic window from Oceanobacillus timonensis includes:
- a CDS encoding DASS family sodium-coupled anion symporter, with product MKKKDAIALIAAFLVLVIILILPNPDSLPIVGQRALAVLAFAVVLWVTEAVSYPVSAVMIVSLLAVLIGISPTIEDPGTIYGTSQGLGMAVEGFSSSAVLLVGGALVLATAMEITGLHKRIALYIMSKVGTKPGALVLGTIIVSFVLALFVPSATARAGTLVPILLGIVAAFGLAKQSKLAALLMITAVQSISIWNIGIKTAAAQNMVALGFMESAFGIDVTWGEWFLYAAPWAFIMSIVLYIVMVNLIKPNMSEMQEGISIEKQLKELGKMSGKEWRLVIIAGLLLLFWSTEGILHPLDSTTVTIVAVAVMLTPVIGIFSWKEVQTKVPWGTLIVFATGISLGIVLLATEGATWLSSNSFEILGVSTLPLVAMIAVLALFNILIHLGFASATSLASAFIPIVIALVGSMEPTAFNGPGLVLIMQFVISFGFLLPVSAPQNMLAYGTGTFTLKQFIKSGVPLTVIGYLLIILFSATYWQWVGLL from the coding sequence AAAGAAAGATGCTATTGCACTCATTGCAGCTTTTTTAGTTCTTGTTATCATTTTAATATTACCTAACCCTGATTCATTACCTATCGTAGGCCAGAGAGCGCTTGCTGTCTTAGCCTTCGCTGTTGTGTTATGGGTTACGGAAGCGGTTTCTTATCCTGTAAGTGCAGTGATGATCGTTAGTTTATTAGCTGTTCTTATCGGAATCTCCCCTACTATTGAAGATCCGGGGACCATTTATGGAACAAGTCAGGGGTTGGGTATGGCAGTAGAAGGATTTAGTTCTTCCGCTGTATTGCTTGTTGGAGGAGCACTTGTTTTAGCTACAGCCATGGAAATCACTGGACTTCATAAAAGAATAGCATTGTATATTATGTCAAAAGTTGGAACTAAACCGGGAGCACTTGTTTTGGGAACAATTATTGTCAGCTTTGTACTTGCCTTGTTTGTGCCAAGCGCTACGGCACGTGCGGGTACACTTGTGCCTATCTTATTAGGAATTGTCGCAGCATTTGGATTGGCAAAACAAAGTAAACTGGCCGCATTATTAATGATTACTGCAGTTCAGTCTATCTCCATTTGGAATATTGGAATAAAAACTGCAGCCGCGCAAAATATGGTTGCCTTAGGATTTATGGAATCGGCATTCGGTATTGATGTGACATGGGGAGAATGGTTTCTCTACGCTGCCCCGTGGGCGTTTATTATGTCCATTGTGCTTTATATTGTTATGGTTAATCTGATTAAGCCAAATATGTCAGAAATGCAGGAAGGAATAAGTATTGAAAAGCAACTAAAAGAGCTGGGTAAAATGAGTGGAAAAGAGTGGCGCTTGGTCATTATTGCCGGGTTGCTCTTATTATTCTGGTCAACAGAAGGTATTCTACATCCTTTAGATTCTACTACGGTTACCATTGTTGCTGTTGCTGTCATGCTGACACCAGTTATTGGTATCTTTTCCTGGAAAGAAGTACAGACCAAAGTACCTTGGGGCACATTGATTGTATTTGCAACGGGAATTTCATTAGGGATTGTCCTGTTAGCGACCGAAGGAGCTACCTGGCTTTCTTCCAATTCATTTGAAATACTCGGTGTATCTACCCTGCCACTGGTCGCAATGATTGCAGTACTTGCTCTATTTAATATTTTGATTCACTTAGGCTTTGCAAGCGCTACCAGTTTGGCCTCTGCTTTTATTCCGATTGTCATTGCTTTAGTCGGATCCATGGAACCAACAGCATTTAATGGCCCAGGGCTTGTCTTGATTATGCAATTTGTAATCAGTTTCGGTTTCTTATTGCCGGTCAGCGCTCCACAAAATATGCTGGCATATGGAACAGGAACATTTACTTTAAAACAATTTATCAAATCTGGTGTCCCGCTTACGGTGATTGGATACTTGCTTATTATCCTGTTTAGTGCCACGTATTGGCAGTGGGTTGGATTGTTATAA